The genomic DNA GACTGCAACCCTAAGTACCGTGATACTTCCACTACAGATCATAACATAGAACATAAGATAAGATATATTAATATCATTACTTTCACATCAGAATGAATCAGAAAGAATTTgcggatttcattttatttcaaacaacaacaaccacccAAAGCCCAGAACAGAAGGGCAAATGACTAAATGTTTAACATTTGTTAAAGCTGGCTGTTGGTTACATTTTTCGCTGTCCTTTTCTGTATCCTTGACGATTTCAtcatttcaaatgaaataatgttttcgAGCCCACCCTGATTTGTCGAGAGCAGCTGCCGCCCCCGCCACATCAAGGGGGCGGGCCGCCGCGACGCTACAATCACTTCCGCCGCCGCAGTCGCGCCCGTCCCGCCGCTGTCTGGAGGGGGAGGAGCTGGAACCCCGGGAGCAGCGGCTCTGGTGGTTGTGGCGGTCGGAGGTCCGAGGGATCTTCTCTTTCCGAGAGCGTGCGGGGGTCGCGACTGGGTGAGTGAAAGGCTGTTTATTTCCTCGATTCCCTCCAGACGTGGCGGTGGGGCGAGTGGCCGGGCGTGGGGCGAGTGGCCGGGCACCGGCGTGAGGAtgtggagtggggggtgggggctctAACGAACAGATTTTCGGGCTCGCCCCTCGGGAAGGGGTGGGGCGGACGCGGGACCTGACCGCAGAGGGAGGCCTGTGCCCTCCACCGGCCCGATTTAGGGCTCCATCCTTCATCCCCCGGCCCCTTACGTGTGGCTCGGTCCCAGCTCGGGTGGCTTGAATCGCTATTCGAGAGGGGAGTGGTGGTCGCGGCCCTCTCCGCctgtcctcccctctcctcctgcctcccttcttGGCCCCTCTGTGGAGCGATCCGTGGCCTTTCTTTCCCCATTTTGAAGTTGTTTTGATGAATGGTAAATGGTGAAGATTTTTAGGCAAATATATTGTTACCAGGAAAAGAATtgtcagaaaaataaatcattcccAGGGAAAAACTATAACCCCACAcgcccttttctttctcttttcccccttgCCTGCTACATCGGTTTGGATCTACCGTTTGAGCCTATAAACGTTTCCCCGTCTCATTATGACATTGCGGACCCCCTCCCATCCCCGTGTCTCGCGTGCGCGCGCAGGGACACATACACGCACATGCccgcacatacacacatacacgcacatgcGCGCGCGCTCACACGCATGCACAAAAACCTTCCATTGCAGCTGCCTTACCGCCGCCCCCCCATACTCAAGGTTCCTTcgtgtccccctcccccacacatGCTTggacagacatgcacacacaccctctCACACACTGTCACACTCTCCAGTGCCTTCccctgagagagacagagacagactcacacacacacacacacacacacacacacacacacacagcctcacaCTCTCCAGTGCTTTTCCCTGCCTCTCACCTCCTACCACATACACACCTCCAGAAgcatccccctcctccctctgcctcttcttGCTCTGGTGAGCACACacactacatacacacacacacacacacacacacacacacacacacacacacacacacacacacacacacacacacacacacacacccctgtggGCCGCCTTACCCCCTGCCTGCCACTTACACAGATTGCTGGCTCCTCTTTCCTATGCCACTTACATGCATACACACCCACACGCTCTTTTACATACCCCTCTCAGGTGCTCCCTGTCTGCTACCTATGTGCCTAGACAGCCTCCTTCGCTGGTCCCtgccatgcacacacactcacataaatCCTTCTCCAGGGACATCCCCCTCTTCCTGCTCGCCACATCCATGCATAGAGACATTCTTTGATTGCTGGTGCCCACCCGCCTGCCCGCCTGCCATACGCACATCCGTCTCCAGTGCTGTCCCCATATCGATGCATTTGCTCACACTGACCCTTCTCCATTGTTGCCTCCCATTTTGAtgaacacacgcacacaaacTCAAGGACACCCCCTGTTCAGTGCCACTGTACCCTTCCTGGCTTGCCACAGGCACATAAACACAGGCATTCCTCCCTAGAGTTCCAGCCATCACACATCGGAACCACATGCACGTTCTGTCTATCGTACGTACACATGCTCCTCTCCCCTGAAGCCACCCCATCCATGCCTGTCATTTTCATACCCACATCCAGAATGGGTCTCATTCTGCCTGACACTCATGCCTCTTCCCAGTGCCACTGTCACCTGCCCTTTCCCCCTACAAATACAGGAGTCTCTCCACTTCATGAGTGCTGGTCCCCCTTCCACCTGCCTGGTCCCCCTTCCACCTGCCCCTCTCCTCCTGACAGACACGTAGACACCCTCGCATACACAGTGATGGTGATCTATATTTTCCACCCCTATTCCAATTTGCATTGCTCCTGTATGTATACAGGACTCAGAAAAATGCAGATACcccataaaaaaaaacccacagccgTCTTTCCTCTTCCCATGTTGGCACAATCCCAGTGCTTCACCTATCTTCCCAGCATCTAGTCACCCCTCCCCCGTCTTCCGTCGGATTCTCCCCTGAGTCTGGCTTTCCTACAAACCCAGTTTTGTAATTATTTTGCCAACATTAAAAATGTGTTCCAGGTCTACACCTGACAGTCACTGGAATGCTACTCCAGGCCATAGAAGAAAGTGAAACTAATTTTAAAGCCCCCTTATTCTTTCTGTAACCTGTCTGCTGAAGTGAAAATAAATCTTCCTGCTCCTTTATTCCGAACTGATTTGACCTTCCCATCTCCAAAGCGTGCGCAGGGAGCAGGAGCCTTTCCACTCAAGCCCCAGATGTACTGGAAACCCTCCTAAGTCAGAGCAAATGGGTCAGGAATCTAGCAAGCCTGTATGGCCCAAGCCAGCAGGAGGGTATCAGTCCAATACAGGCAGGAGGTATGGAAGAAGGCATGCTTATGTCAGTTTCAGGCCATCCACGAGCCAGCAGGAAAGGATTTCCGGCCAGAGAAAGACGTCATCCGAAGTCCCAATGCACAGATCAGCCCCCAGTCAAACCACCAAGAGGAGCCGATCACCATTTTCCACCACCCGTCGTAGTTGGGACGACAGCGAGAGCTCGGGAACCAGCCTGAATGTTGATAATGAGGACTACTCCAGGTACCCGCCCAGAGAGTACAGGGCTTCGGGGAGCAGAAGAGGAATGGCTTATGGACATGTTGACTGTTTCGGGGCAGATGATAgtgaggaggagggggctgggcctGTTGAGCGAGTGCCAGTGAGAGGGAAAACTGGCAAGTTTAAAGATGATAAGCTGTATGACCCAGAGAAGGGGGCGAGGTCTCTGGCTGGGGTGCCCCCACAGTTCTCTAGTTTTAACCGTGATGTGAGAGAGGAGCTTGACAAGTTAGACCCAGCCGCTACAGCACGGGGCTCTGCTAGCAGAGCTGAGTTCCTGCAGCCAAATAGCATGGCCCCTCAGCCATCTTCTGCTGAAGGCAAGGTGGTCACCAATGGCAACAGCCTGGAGAGGGAGAGACGGGAGCAGAATTTACCTGCGTGTCCCAGCAGGGCTCCTGTGAGTATTtgtggtggtggggaaaacacCCCAAAGAGTGCAGAGGAGCCGGTGGTGAGGCCCAAAATCAGAAATCTGGCAAGTCCCAACTGCgtgaaaccaaaaatattttttgatactgatgatgatgatgatatgcCACACAGTACTTCCAGGTGGAGGGAGACTGCCAGCGCTGATGAAGGCCACTCGGATGGCCTGGCAAGAAGAGGCAGAGGCGAGAGTTCAGGTGGCTACCCTGAGCCGAAGTACCCCGAAGACAAAAGGGAAGC from Lagenorhynchus albirostris chromosome X, mLagAlb1.1, whole genome shotgun sequence includes the following:
- the PJA1 gene encoding E3 ubiquitin-protein ligase Praja-1 isoform X1, encoding MGQESSKPVWPKPAGGYQSNTGRRYGRRHAYVSFRPSTSQQERISGQRKTSSEVPMHRSAPSQTTKRSRSPFSTTRRSWDDSESSGTSLNVDNEDYSRYPPREYRASGSRRGMAYGHVDCFGADDSEEEGAGPVERVPVRGKTGKFKDDKLYDPEKGARSLAGVPPQFSSFNRDVREELDKLDPAATARGSASRAEFLQPNSMAPQPSSAEGKVVTNGNSLERERREQNLPACPSRAPVSICGGGENTPKSAEEPVVRPKIRNLASPNCVKPKIFFDTDDDDDMPHSTSRWRETASADEGHSDGLARRGRGESSGGYPEPKYPEDKREARSDQVKPEKVPRRRRTMADPDFWTYSDEYYKYFEEDSDSDKEWTVALRRKYRGREQNLSSSGESWETLPGKEEHEAEQARVNASASASPSAGASAGSSGGNELEEVRGPSLQEEERATTEEGEVPWLQYNENENSSEGDNDSGQEFLQPSVFMLDGNNNLEDDSSVSEDLEVDWSLFDGFADGLGVAEAISYVDPQFLTYMALEERLAQAMETALAHLESLAVDVEVANPPASKESIDALPEILVTEDHSAVGQEMCCPICCSEYVKGEVATELPCHHYFHKPCVSIWLQKSGTCPVCRCMFPPPL